The region TGATGAAAGCCATAATCCTCCGCAATGCGGCGCGACAGCGTTCCCTTGCCCGCGGCAGCGGGGCCATCGATGGCGATTGTGAAAGTCATTCCGTCACCTGAAAATGGATGTGATCGTCATGGCGTGCAGCCCGGCATCCCTGGAACCGCACGTTCGGATGGACAACACCGAGGCGCTGGGCCAGATGCGGCTCAATGAAAATCCGTTCCACACCGAATTCCGGTCCCTCCAAGGCAAGCCAGCGCAAGGCTGCACCCGTTCTCGCTTCGTCCAGCATCCACGCAGGAAAAAACCCTTGCAGAAACCCCATGTTCCACCGAAGTGTCAAGAGATCGTCACGTTCGGCGCAGGGCAACTGCGTGCCGGGCGCAGGCTCTTCGAAAGCGAAGTAGCCGATTGGTGAGCGTACGGCCCTGTTCAGCGGCGTCCCCTTCTCGTCGCGATAGTAAAACGCGATGTCGAGCTTCCGTCCGTCGTCGTGTGATAGATGGGGCAGAAGCGGGAAGCCGTCCAGGAACGGAAAATTGGCATCGAGAACAAGCGTGATAGTCCCGGGGAATTCCAGGTCTATGGCCACCGAGAGCGCTTCTGCAGCGCGTTTGGCTTCCGTGGTGACGAAGTTCCGATTCAGGGCGCAATAAAGCGGAGACTGAATCTGCAAACTGCCGTCGCCAAAACAGGACAACGGCACACGCCCGAAAAACGGTGCTGTAAACGACGCCGCGATCGTAGCCGAAGCATACAACAGCAGGAAAACCGCAAGACGGGTCGAGCGCCGGGTGATCTCGCCCCGATGGGCCAGCCAGCGCCCGGCGAGGTATGACACTCCGCCAATCTGCGTGAGCGCGGTCAAAAGAGAAAAGACAAGCGCGATGCGCAATGCCCTCGCGCCTGTTCTTCTCAAACCCGAAGCCCCTTTATTCGATATGCGCACCCAATCCGGTCATGAGGTTCATGAACTCCGGAAAGCTCGTGGCGATCATCGTCGCGTCATCCACCGTGACCGGGTTTTCCGAGACGAGGCCCATGACGAGGAAGCTCATGGCGATGCGGTGGTCGAGATGGGTGGCGACGGCGGCGCCAGAGGCATTGCCGAGGCCCTTGCCGTCCGGGCGGCCGCGCACGACGAGCGATGCTTCGCCCTCGTCGCAATCGACGCCGTTGAGCTTCAGGCCGACCGCGACGGCCGAGAGGCGGTCGCTTTCCTTGACGCGCAGCTCTTCCAGGCCGTTCATGACGGTCGTGCCCTCCGCGAAGGCCGCCGCGACGGCGAGAACCGGATATTCGTCGATCATCGACGGCGCGCGGTCTTCCGGCACCGTGACGCCCTTCAGCACCGAGGAGCGCACGCGAAGATCCGCCACGTCCTCGCCGCCGGCAAGGCGCGGGTTCAGCACCTCGATATTGGCGCCCATTTCCTGCAGCGTCAGGATGAGGCCTGTGCGGGTCGGGTTCATCAGCACGTTGAGGATCGTCACATCCGAATCCGGCACGAGCAGCGCCGCGACCAGCGGGAAGGCCGTCGAGGACGGGTCGCCCGGCACGTCGATCACCTGGCCGGTGAGCTTTCCCTGGCCTTCGAGGCGGATCGTGCGCACGCCGTCCGCATCCGTCTCGACGGTAAGGTTGGCGCCGAAACCCTGCAGCATCTTTTCGGTATGGTCACGTGTCATGACCGGCTCTATGACGGTGGTGACGCCGGGCGTGTTGAGGCCGGCGAGCAGCACGGCGGACTTCACCTGTGCGGAGGCCATCGGCACGCGATAGGTGATCGGCGTCGGCGTCTTCGGCCCGCGCAGCGTGACCGGCAGGCGGTCGCCATCGGCGGACGTCACCTGCACGCCCATTTCGCGCAGCGGATTGAGGACGCGGCCCATCGGACGCTTGGTGAGCGAGGCGTCGCCGATGAACGTCGAATCGAAATCATAGACGCCGACGAGGCCCATGGTGAGGCGGCAGCCGGTGCCGGCATTGCCGAAATCGAGCGGCGCTTCGGGCGCGAGCAGCGCGCCGTTGCCGAGGCCGTTGATGATCCAGGTGTCGCCGTCCTTGCGGATCTTCGCGCCCATCGCCTGCATGGCCTTGCCCGTATTGATCACGTCCTCGCCTTCGAGCAGGCCCGTGATGCGCGTCTCGCCGCTGGCAAGGCCGCCGAACATGAAGGAGCGGTGGGAAATCGACTTGTCGCCGGGGATGCGGACGGTCCCGGACAGGCCGGAGGATTTGCGGGCGGTTGCGGGCCGTGCACTGGCGCCATGCGACATGGTCGTCTTCCTTATATACATCCACGGCTCCCCGGAGGGGATCACCCGGGGAGAACGCGGGCTTGCTACCACAAACGATTTAAAGCGTCATCATCCCGTCTGAGAAACTATCATCGCGAGGTCTGCACGGCGCCTGCCCCAAGTTAGGCTTTGACAGGATTGCCCAAGACGATTATGGGGACCGGCTAATCATTTTACCGTTCAACGCGCCGGCCTCCCCCGGCCCCGCCGGAAACATACGGCACAGAGAAGGCTTTGACTGTGGCAAAAGCGGAACTCGGAACCAAACGCATCGATCCGGAAACCGGCAGGAAATTCTACGACCTGAACCGCGATCCGATCGTTTCCCCCTATACGGGCAAGTCCTATCCGCTCTCCTTCTTCGAGGAAACGTCGGCGGCGGCTGTCCTCGAAAAGGATGAGGACGAGGACGTCAACGAAGTCGATACGGAGAACACGGAAGTCGAGCTCGTTTCGCTCGAGGACGCCGACGAGGATGCAGCAGGCGGCGACGACCTGCCGGATCTCGGCGACGACGACGTTGAGATCGACGGCGACGAGGACGACACGTTCCTCGAGCAGGACGAAGACGACGACGATGAGGACATGACCGGTCTCATCGGCGTGACCGGCGACGAAGACGAAGCTTAAGATTTTGATTTTCCGGCCGGTTTCAAAAAAATCGGCCGGATTTCATTTTTCGGCTTGCCATCTCCGGAGACCGGAAGTAATAAGCCGCCACACCGAACGGCAACGCCGCTTCGGTTCCCGGAAACCGGCTCCGCCGGACCCGTTATGGGGCTATAGCTCAGCTGGGAGAGCGCTTGCATGGCATGCAAGAGGTCAGCGGTTCGATCCCGCTTAGCTCCAGAAAAATGAGTGAATGGTTGAAGAATGAAATATTTTTTAAAAAATATTTCAACATTCCATCATTAGTTAGAGTACAAGTCCCCATCGTCTAGAGGCCTAGGACATCGCCCTTTCACGGCGACAACAGGGGTTCGAATCCCCTTGGGGACGCCATTTAAAAAAAAATCCAACCTAATACAAGAGCAAAAGCGCAGCGCCTCTTGTATTAGGTTGGATTTTTTTTTAACTTGTGTCACTATGGGATTGAACCCCTGATTAAGGTTTGACAAAATCGCCGGGAGCGATTTTGAACGAGCGCAGCGAGCCCGGAGGGCGAGGCGCAGGAGGCGCCGAGTAATCCCCTTGGGGACGCCATTTAAAAAAAAATCCAATCTAATAGGGGTCATTATAATTTGAGATAATTCA is a window of Legionellales bacterium DNA encoding:
- a CDS encoding TIGR02300 family protein encodes the protein MAKAELGTKRIDPETGRKFYDLNRDPIVSPYTGKSYPLSFFEETSAAAVLEKDEDEDVNEVDTENTEVELVSLEDADEDAAGGDDLPDLGDDDVEIDGDEDDTFLEQDEDDDDEDMTGLIGVTGDEDEA
- the aroA gene encoding 3-phosphoshikimate 1-carboxyvinyltransferase, giving the protein MSHGASARPATARKSSGLSGTVRIPGDKSISHRSFMFGGLASGETRITGLLEGEDVINTGKAMQAMGAKIRKDGDTWIINGLGNGALLAPEAPLDFGNAGTGCRLTMGLVGVYDFDSTFIGDASLTKRPMGRVLNPLREMGVQVTSADGDRLPVTLRGPKTPTPITYRVPMASAQVKSAVLLAGLNTPGVTTVIEPVMTRDHTEKMLQGFGANLTVETDADGVRTIRLEGQGKLTGQVIDVPGDPSSTAFPLVAALLVPDSDVTILNVLMNPTRTGLILTLQEMGANIEVLNPRLAGGEDVADLRVRSSVLKGVTVPEDRAPSMIDEYPVLAVAAAFAEGTTVMNGLEELRVKESDRLSAVAVGLKLNGVDCDEGEASLVVRGRPDGKGLGNASGAAVATHLDHRIAMSFLVMGLVSENPVTVDDATMIATSFPEFMNLMTGLGAHIE
- a CDS encoding (d)CMP kinase, with translation MTFTIAIDGPAAAGKGTLSRRIAEDYGFH